A genomic segment from Bufo bufo chromosome 8, aBufBuf1.1, whole genome shotgun sequence encodes:
- the PRRC2B gene encoding protein PRRC2B isoform X1 — translation MSDRLGQISKGKDGKSKYSSLNLFDKYKGKSIEAVRTTVIPRHGLQSLGKVAAARRMPPPANLPSLKSENKGNDPNILIVPKDGTGWANKQEHPDQKSSSVTAPQQPESLPQQGLPKSVSSLQKPTTVNSSENISLVPGGPKSWAQLNGKPAGHEGGSRGSNRLLSFSPEEFPTLKAAGEQDKAGKEKSGLDPSYGPGPSLRPQSKPLALLPDVTSWREGGGRSITGGVSPTVSPTEPGSKSTAPADSAPSTVQASSDPKELSLRPAQPTRKGASPFMGNTYHPPTYHDMLPAFMCSQHSAEPTGTLDRASFPVLSSQSRLEPRVPFRQYQMNSQDGRKDIRPSGGGLRPVRSQRPQPERAPRATIINAEDLKELDDLDNDAEDGWAGIHDEVDYSEKLKFSEDEEEEEAPRDRSKWIGWECRRQRQVSFNSTEGTEAKHPAEDGKVWSEQVAHPRPTRRGQEAVQTTPRKANSWAAVAEHPKPSAVSVLRQPSVEEKEEKAPPRQKFVTSEISEAVERARKRREEEERRNREERLAACAAKLKQLDQKTKQASKSGAETPKRMENKENEDPRSPVSDRSIPQENAQNFRRDYSQESPSEYIDEEPPAAPRAESSSEDDCRESASPVQDFSKHQKLMPPRFQRQQQEQLYKMQQWQQQAYVASTHSSHPRTFYSHPPQVLGFDPRWMMMPSYMDPRIPPGRAAVDFYPSSIHPPGVMKHIIQQEAVGGGCQPEDCQPSERSPQSAEPVSGWSQESYMHLQSKAYALAQQKPMDGAADGCYSRNESSYCSLRERSDAVHAHQESLDERGEEYLIGNYEKSAGVFSSCLSPQRKGQDSSYHHLESVADSGVIGGPQSSAQCKQSEFMNDKKPQFNGWGYGHHQKSSDTASSAEEEPKEELNVVHEAWKRQEQGGQDSTGGADWRNESVPNSNQPHSESLGRSRRTGPIKKPILKALKVEEKELEKSKPETKEPVKTMKEKLLSKLDSAPKVEPAPISSSSSAQVEEKTQLGVQESENVPQEKIEKSWGTKSSAPRESNSVPQTKKSNWIFIDEEQAFGGRTRGRGRGFRDFSFRGRGSAGPYNGQRVNRGRGLREFNPTEDFRNRFSRRRGVSETHSEGSEYEELPKRRRQRGAENEPPMEREADDTRKGDFQDSWRSNRNYSDDSNSIDSKSRAPRAFGRSLPPRLSNSYSRRPFPSKESSHWNAKSGGSNWQEYNGSSEPYGTRHSADREHGGDYNYTDSLHHRRGFDETQGDDRRPFFQDEYSDRESLDKRSFVRRRPPRQDKPPRFRRLRQERETAGPWSGEEVGGYVNNHEHWQARPKMTFPERPGPPARRSPDRPYHNSDHVNEDWETASESSDFSEKRPGEADGDGNLSGNGFSEKRELSKRSFSSQRPLVDRRKVETSGYDERPPRVGGNPRDYQQNSTSAKTSRCSEDSYTQDGSHHRYGLERSAQCDSGEASGKSLERDSRPAGLKAGEKSEAMTAFDLKYGDSVIEEDAEAGAESYSDMNSKPRRALDKDRRKKDQMVQVTTKNSSLQSRIPPRFAKKQNGMCLDQTEVPGKEIWESSTQGISVQTGSDTWSKPGSSFSTESASSEGFKGSQGDSGIDLSAESRESSATSSQRSSPYGTMKPEELNGAVMESKSDCPKEQGQKQSEKKEPDSGPGMNKEHKPGPIGNERSLKNRKGSEGAERLEGSVPPVNGVEIHVDSVLPVPNIEFGVSPKDADYSLPPGSAPGPAASSVVKLQDALVNKVRNEKKSSRYLPILFRCPSDPQHITIHVSNVTSACSDTRSASDPAGLSQSIPMLRRDHHLQQGMGLTPMSYPTADLTLKMESARKAWENSPSLPEQSSPAGPGSGIQPPSSVGTSAGVNYSSFGGVSMPPMPVASVAPSASLPGNHIPPLYLESHMFAGQPRLVQQTMPQQQGYQQAAAAQQIPMSLHTSLQAQAQLSMRGGLPVSQSQEMYSSMQPFRSQVYMHPSLSQASAMVLTSGTGLKAQYSPFPGMQPLEMVKTQAASPYQPLSGSQQLMYESQLNQAAGMMDSPLTQLTMPMAGSQLGMPRYSSGQQPMLLPQSIQIPQGQNMPVGGPRRMQPSVLTAGREFPPQSSQMEMKGFHFTEGKQSMQTAASLQAQHSYRPASASPSGKSPGAGPSANLGHYPQQQVKPRTDEKCGLVSPKLPDAPTASQMKPVRTGAIKTSVAKMEESAA, via the exons ATGTCCGATCGTTTGGGGCAGATATCCAAGGGAAAGGATGGGAAAAGCAAGTACTCGTCTCTCAACCTGTTTGACAAGTATAAAGGGAAGTCAATAGAAGCTGTCagaaccacag TTATACCTAGACATGGCTTACAGAGTCTTGGGAAAGTTGCCGCTGCTCGGCGTATGCCTCCCCCTGCAAACCTGCCAAGCCTGAAATCTGAGAACAAAGGAAACGACCCCAATATTCTTATAGTGCCCAAAGACGGAACAGGATGGGCAAACAAACAAGAGCATCCAGACCAAAAGAG TTCCAGTGTGACAGCTCCTCAGCAGCCGGAGTCGCTGCCGCAGCAGGGTTTGCCGAAATCTGTCTCCAGTTTACAGAAACCGACCACAGTGAACAGTTCGGAG aataTAAGTTTAGTGCCAGGTGGACCAAAGTCATGGGCTCAGCTGAACGGAAAGCCAGCAGGACACGAAGGTG GTTCAAGGGGCTCAAACCGACTGTTGTCCTTCTCTCCCGAGGAATTTCCAACGCTGAAAGCAGCTGGCGAGCAAGACAAGGCTGGCAAAGAAAAGAGCGGCTTAGATCCGTCGTATGGGCCCGGACCAAGCCTCCGCCCCCAGAGTAAGCCCCTCGCCCTGCTTCCCG ATGTCACCAGTTGGAGGGAGGGCGGTGGGAGAAGCATCACCGGTGGCGTCTCTCCAACCGTCTCTCCTACTGAGCCGGGCAGCAAATCCACTGCTCCTGCAGatagtgccccctccacagtgcaAGCTAGTAGTGACCCTAAGGAGCTCTCGCTGCGCCCGGCTCAGCCCACCAGAAAAGGGGCTTCACCGTTCATGGGAAACACCTACCATCCACCTACATACCATGATATGCTGCCAGCTTTT ATGTGCTCTCAGCACTCTGCAGAACCCACTGGGACATTGGATCGAGCTTCCTTCCCCGTCCTTTCCTCTCAATCTCGCCTTGAACCTCGCGTACCCTTTAGACAATATCAGATGAACAGTCAGGATGG CAGAAAAGATATCAGGCCTAGCGGTGGCGGTTTACGGCCTGTGCGGTCACAGCGCCCTCAACCGGAGAGGGCTCCGCGAGCCACCATTATAAACGCAGAAGATCTCAAAGAACTGGATGACCTGGACAATGACGCTGAAGACGGCTGGGCTG GCATTCACGATGAAGTGGATTATTCtgagaaactaaaatttagtgaagatgaggaggaagaagaagccCCGAGAGACAGAAGTAAATG gATCGGCTGGGAGTGCCGGAGGCAGCGCCAAGTTTCCTTTAATTCTACTGAAGGCACCGAAGCCAAACACCCTGCAGAGGATGGGAAAGTATGGAGCGAGCAAGTGGCACATCCACGCCCAACCAGAAGGGGGCAGGAAGCTGTGCAGACCACTCCACGGAAAGCCAACAGCTGGGCCGCCGTAGCTGAACACCCG AAGCCTTCGGCAGTCTCTGTATTGCGGCAGCCTTCTGttgaggagaaggaagagaaagCTCCTCCGAGGCAGAAGTTCGTTACCTCTGAAATATCAGAAGCAGTTGAACGAGCTCGTAAGCGACGTGAGGAGGAAGAGCGCCGGAATCGCGAAGAACGGTTAGCGGCCTGTGCTGCAAAACTAAAACAGCTGGACCAGAAGACCAAACAGGCTTCTAAATCTGGGGCCGAGACTCCGAAGCGAATGGAAAACAAAGAGAACGAAGACCCCAGATCTCCAGTGTCAGACCGAAGCATTCCTCAGGAGAACGCCCAGAATTTCCGAAGAG ATTATTCCCAGGAATCTCCCTCCGAGTATATAGACGAGGAGCCTCCTGCAGCCCCCAGAGCTGAGAGCAGCAGTGAAGATGACTGCAGAGAGTCTGCGTCTCCAGTGCAGGATTTCAGCAAGCACCAGAAGCTGATGCCACCGAGGTTCCAGAGGCAGCAACAG GAGCAGTTATACAAGAtgcagcagtggcagcagcaagcttatGTGGCGTCTACCCACTCCAGCCACCCGCGCACCTTCTACTCCCATCCCCCCCAGGTGTTGGGGTTTGATCCTCGCTGGATGATGATGCCTTCCTATATGGATCCCCGGATTCCTCCCGGTCGTGCTGCTGTAGATTTCTATCCTTCTTCCATACACCCACCAG GTGTGATGAAACATATTATCCAGCAAGAAGCTGTGGGTGGAGGCTGCCAGCCCGAGGATTGCCAGCCGTCAGAACGCAGTCCTCAGTCTGCTGAACCGGTGTCTGGATGGAGCCAGGAGAGTTACATGCACTTGCAGAGCAAAGCCTATGCCCTGGCGCAGCAGAAGCCGATGGACGGTGCTGCGGACGGCTGTTACAGCAG GAATGAGAGCTCTTACTGCTCCCTAAGGGAGAGGTCCGATGCTGTCCATGCCCACCAAGAGTCTTTAGATGAGAGGGGCGAGGAATATCTTATTGGAAATTATGAGAAGTCTGCGGGGGTGTTCAGTAGCTGCCTCTCGCCCCAAAGAAAGGGTCAGGACAGCTCCTACCATCATCTGGAGAGTGTGGCGGACTCTGGTGTCATTGGGGGGCCGCAAAGCAGTGCGCAGTGCAAGCAGTCAGAGTTTATGAATGACAAGAAGCCGCAGTTTAATGGTTGGGGGTATGGGCATCATCAGAAGTCTTCTGATACGGCTAGTAGTGCAGAAGAGGAGCCTAAAGAAGAGCTTAATGTGGTCCATGAGGCATGGAAAAGGCAAGAGCAAGGAGGTCAGGACTCTACTGGTGGAGCAGACTGGAGGAACGAGTCCGTTCCCAACTCTAACCAACCACACTCTGAAAGCCTGGGAAGGAGTCGCCGGACCGGTCCTATAAAGAAACCCATACTGAAAGCTCTTAAGGTGGAGGAGAAGGAACTAGAGAAAAGCAAACCCGAAACGAAGGAGCCTGTGAAAACCATGAAGGAAAAGCTGCTCTCAAAGCTAGACAGTGCGCCAAAAGTGGAGCCTGCGCCTATAAGCTCCTCCTCTAGCGCTCAGGTCGAGGAAAAAACCCAACTTGGCGTCCAAGAGTCTGAAAATGTTCCCCAGGAGAAGATTGAAAAAAGTTGGGGCACAAAGTCATCTGCTCCTCGTGAGTCTAACTCTGTTCCTCAAACCAAAAAGAGCAACTGGATATTTATTGATGAGGAGCAGGCTTTTGGGGGTAGAAcccgaggcagaggaagagggttCAGAGACTTCAGTTTCCGAGGCCGAGGTTCTGCTGGCCCTTATAATGGTCAGAGGGTCAACCGAGGCCGAGGGCTTCGAGAATTTAACCCCACTGAGGATTTTCGAAATAGGTTCTCCCGGCGGCGGGGTGTTAGTGAAACCCACAGTGAAGGGTCTGAATATGAGGAGCTACCCAAACGTAGACGCCAGCGGGGGGCAGAGAACGAACCCCCTATGGAAAGAGAAGCTGATGACACAAGAAAAGGAGACTTCCAAGATTCTTGGCGATCCAATAGAAATTACTCGGATGACTCAAATAGTATAGACTCTAAATCCCGGGCCCCGAGGGCATTTGGAAGATCGCTTCCTCCCAGGCTTAGTAACAGTTACAGCAGACGGCCATTCCCCTCTAAGGAGTCTTCACACTGGAACGCTAAGTCTGGAGGGTCTAATTGGCAAGAGTACAATGGATCATCAGAACCATATGGAACACGGCACAGCGCCGACCGAGAGCATGGCGGTGACTACAACTACACTGACTCCCTCCATCATAGGAGAGGCTTCGATGAAACCCAAGGAGATGACAGGCGGCCATTTTTCCAAGATGAATATTCGGATCGAGAGAGTTTGGACAAAAGATCATTTGTTAGAAGACGACCGCCTCGTCAAGATAAACCCCCCAGATTTCGGCGTCTCAGGCAGGAAAGGGAAACTGCCGGGCCCTGGAGTGGGGAAGAGGTGGGCGGCTATGTGAACAATCATGAGCACTGGCAGGCCCGTCCaaagatgacctttcctgagagaCCCGGGCCACCTGCCAGAAGATCTCCAGATCGTCCCTACCACAACTCCGACCACGTGAACGAGGATTGGGAAACTGCATCTGAGAGCAGCGACTTCAGCGAGAAGCGGCCAGGAGAGGCGGACGGAGACGGAAACCTTTCTGGAAACGGCTTCTCTGAGAAAAGAGAACTGTCTAAAAGGAGCTTCTCCAGCCAGAGACCTCTGGTAGACCGACGCAAGGTGgaaacctctggatatgatgagAGGCCACCAAGGGTCGGAGGGAATCCTCGTGACTACCAGCAAAACTCCACCTCTGCCAAGACTAG TCGCTGTTCTGAAGATTCTTATACGCAAGATGGCAGCCACCACCGATACGGGTTAGAAAGGTCTGCTCAGTGTGACAGCGGAGAGGCTTCAGGCAAGAGCTTGGAGCGGGATTCCAGGCCGGCAGGGCTCAAAGCGGGCGAGAAGTCGGAAGCCATGACTGCTTTTGATCTGAAATACGGAG ACTCCGTTATTGAGGAGGACGCCGAGGCGGGAGCAGAGTCCTATTCCGACATGAACAGTAAGCCCCGACGAGCTCTGGACAAAGATCGCAGGAAAAAGGATCAGATGGTTCAG GTGACTACCAAGAACAGCAGCCTACAATCAAGGATTCCTCCTCGTTTCGCCAAAAAGCAGAACGGCATGTGCCTGGACCAGACTGAGGTTCCTGGTAAAGAGATCTGGGAGAGCAGCACTCAAG GTATCTCCGTTCAGACCGGCAGTGATACTTGGAGCAAGCCTGGCAGCAGCTTCAGTACAGAGTCTGCCTCCTCAGAG GGTTTCAAAGGCAGCCAGGGCGACAGTGGCATTGACCTGAGCGCTGAATCCAGAGAATCGTCTGCCACTTCCTCACAGCGTAGTTCTCCATATGGGACAATGAAACCAGAGGAGCTGAATGGCGCAGTCATGGAGTCGAAATCTGACTGCCCTAAAGAGCAGGGTCAGAAACAGTCAGAAAAGAAG GAGCCAGACTCTGGGCCGGGAATGAACAAGGAGCACAAACCCGGTCCCATTGGCAACGAGCGCTCTCTAAAGAACCGGAAAGGTTCAGAAGGGGCAGAGCGATTAGAGGGCAGTGTGCCTCCTGTCAATGGCGTCGAAATCCACGTGGATTCTGTTCTTCCTGTTCCCAATATTGAATTTGGAGTAAGCCCGAAA GATGCGGATTACTCTTTACCCCCTGGATCTGCTCCTGGACCTGCTGCTAGCTCCGTTGTGAAGCTTCAGGACGCCCTAGTGAACAAGGtgagaaatgaaaaaaaatcctCTCGTTATCTCCCAATTCTATTCAGATGCCCCTCAGATCCACAGCACATCACAATACACGTTTCGAATGTGACATCCGCATGTAGCGACACAAGGAGTGCCTCCGATCCG GCTGGTCTGTCACAGTCCATACCCATGCTGAGAAGAGATCATCACCTGCAGCAAGGGATGGGACTAACCCCCATGTCATACCCCACTGCCGACCTTACACTGAAG ATGGAGTCTGCCCGCAAGGCCTGGGAAAACTCGCCCAGTTTGCCAGAACAGAGTTCCCCAGCCGGCCCTGGCTCGGGTATACAGCCACCCTCCAGTGTTGGAACGTCAGCAGGTGTCAATTACAGCTCATTTGGTGGAGTGTCAATGCCACCCATGCCCGTTGCCTCCGTGGCCCCTTCAGCATCTCTTCCAG GTAACCACATTCCCCCTCTCTACCTGGAAAGTCACATGTTTGCAGGGCAGCCGCGCCTGGTCCAGCAGACGATGCCTCAGCAGCAGGGATACCAGCAG GCCGCAGCCGCCCAGCAGATCCCTATGTCACTGCACACGTCGCTGCAAGCCCAGGCTCAGCTGAGTATGAGGGGAGGACTACCCGTCTCCCAGTCACAGGAAATGTACAGCTCCATGCAGCCGTTTAG GTCCCAGGTGTACATGCACCCCAGCTTGTCACAGGCCAGTGCTATGGTTCTGACCAGTGGCACTGGTCTCAAGGCTCAGTACTCGCCATTTCCGGGAATGCAGCCTCTGGAGATGGTGAAGACGCAGGCGGCATCCCCTTATCAGCCTCTGAGTGGAAGTCAGCAGCTGATGTATGAAAGTCAGCTGAACCAGGCAGCCGGCATGATGGACTCCCCCCTCACACAG TTAACCATGCCAATGGCCGGCTCTCAGCTTGGGATGCCTCGGTATAGCTCCGGACAGCAGCCAATGCTTCTGCCGCAGTCCATTCAGATCCCACAGGGACAGAACATGCCGGTGGGCGGCCCGCGGAGGATGCAGCCTTCAGTCCTGACAGCAGGTCGAGAG TTTCCTCCTCAGTCGTCTCAGATGGAGATGAAGGGATTTCATTTCACAGAAGGCAAGCAGAGTATGCAGACCGCAGCCTCTCTGCAAGCACAGCACTCATACCG GCCAGCTTCAGCTAGTCCCAGTGGAAAGTCACCAGGAGCGGGGCCATCTGCCAACTTGGGACACTATCCTCAACAG CAGGTAAAGCCGAGGACTGACGAGAAGTGCGGCCTGGTTTCCCCTAAACTTCCTGACGCGCCCACTGCAAGTCAGATGAAGCCGGTTCGGACAGGGGCCATCAAGACTTCAGTGGCGAAAATGGAGGAGAGCGCGGCCTGA